In one window of Mercurialis annua linkage group LG4, ddMerAnnu1.2, whole genome shotgun sequence DNA:
- the LOC126676220 gene encoding zinc finger AN1 and C2H2 domain-containing stress-associated protein 16, which produces MGTPQFPDLGKHCTKEDCKQIDFLPFTCDRCSQVFCLEHRSYGKHNCPKADRKDVTVVICPLCAKGVRLNPDEDPNISWESHVDIDCDPSNYEKVTKKRKCPVRGCREVLTFSNTIKCRDCTIDHCLKHRFGTDHECLGPKKPESGFQFLSLLNRSKKEESKPNQTAAASSTNWASAFRNAASTVRASAEAGMTKLSSEMTQVWQTATNVAGPSSSSSNGLKEECPQCSARFSSVTTLVEHVQKVHEKSRNQSRVMNLPVEVCPKCSKGFRDPVALVEHVERDHRGTSKA; this is translated from the exons ATGGGAACACCCCAATTTCCAGATCTTGGTAAGCATTGTACAAAAGAAGATTGCAAACAGATCGATTTCTTGCCTTTTACTTGCGATCGTTGCAGCCAG GTGTTCTGTTTGGAGCACCGAAGTTATGGTAAACACAACTGCCCAAAAGCTGACAGAAAGGATGTTACTGTTGTGATATGTCCATTATGTGCAAAAGGGGTTCGTCTAAATCCCGATGAAGACCCAAATATCTCTTGGGAATCTCATGTTGATATCGATTGTGACCCTTCAAATTATGAAAAAGTCACAAAGAAGAGAAAATGCCCTGTCCGTGGCTGTAGGGAGGTTCTTACATTCTCAAATACAATCAAGTGCAGGGATTGCACGATTGACCATTGCTTGAAGCATCGATTTGGAACTGATCATGAATGCCTTGGGCCAAAGAAACCCGAGTCGGGTTTTCAATTTTTGAGTCTTTTAAATAGGAGTAAGAAGGAAGAATCAAAGCCAAATCAAACTGCAGCTGCATCTTCAACTAACTGGGCATCAGCCTTCCGGAATGCAGCTTCAACTGTTCGAGCCTCAGCTGAAGCAGGCATGACAAAACTGAGTAGTGAGATGACCCAAGTTTGGCAGACTGCAACTAATGTTGCCGGTccaagcagcagcagcagcaacgGGCTAAAGGAGGAGTGTCCACAATGTAGCGCAAGGTTTTCGTCAGTTACAACTCTAGTGGAGCATGTGCAGAAGGTGCATGAAAAGAGCAGGAATCAGTCGCGTGTCATGAACTTGCCTGTAGAAGTATGCCCTAAGTGTAGCAAAGGCTTTCGTGATCCTGTGGCACTGGTGGAGCATGTCGAGAGGGATCATCGGGGTACCTCGAAAGCTTAG
- the LOC126677056 gene encoding uncharacterized protein LOC126677056, with amino-acid sequence MVLFSVMGFLQECLHDQLQPAVVEQPPPVVVEPNRSTHRSIETLVVVLAVITIVAVIAGSIARLCGGRHFGRNGEHDIEGWVERRCRSCIDSGLPPPPAEASKPATADDPKK; translated from the coding sequence ATGGTCCTATTTTCAGTCATGGGGTTCTTACAAGAATGTTTACATGACCAGCTGCAGCCAGCAGTAGTTGAGCAGCCACCACCCGTAGTGGTGGAACCAAACCGGTCCACACACCGATCGATCGAAACACTGGTAGTTGTGCTAGCTGTGATCACTATAGTAGCTGTTATTGCAGGGAGTATTGCTCGCTTATGCGGTGGCCGGCATTTTGGCCGCAACGGGGAGCATGACATTGAAGGTTGGGTCGAAAGAAGGTGTAGAAGTTGCATTGATAGTGGATTACCGCCGCCTCCAGCAGAAGCGTCTAAGCCAGCAACAGCGGATGATCCAAAGAAATGA
- the LOC126677054 gene encoding cellulose synthase A catalytic subunit 3 [UDP-forming]-like isoform X1, translated as MESDADADGPHNTKQTATQICQICSDDIKPTDTGEPFVACHVCKFPVCYPCYEYERKDGNQSCPQCKTKYKRHKGSPPIRGEEMDDTDYSDVENKPTHHTSGIQNEKQKIDRMLGWNSTSGRKDYVASTNYEKDIPYLAGRQSVSGELSAASPERYSMASPESGSRGKHLFNSSHMFFVSVILISTSLPDLFAVNIRMRDSGFGNVAWKERIDGWKMKPEKNPAPMSVSNAPSEGRGGGDFDASTDVFMDDSLLNDETRQPLSRKVSLPSSRINPYRMVIVLRLVILCIFLHYRLTNPVNDAYPLWLISVICEIWFAISWILDQFPKWFPVNRETYLDRLALRYEKEGEPSQLSAVDIFVSTVDPLKEPPLVTANTVLSILAVDYPVDKVSCYVSDDGAAMLTFEALSETSEFARKWVPFCKKYNIEPRAPEWYFALKIDYLKDKVQPSFAKDRRSMKREYEEFKIRINALVAKAQKVPDEGWLMQDGTPWPGNNTRDHPGMIQVFLGHSGGFDTDGNELPRLVYVSREKRPGFQHHKKAGAMNALVRVSAVLTNGPFLLNLDCDHYINNSRALREAMCFLMDPNLGKTVCYVQFPQRFDGIDRNDRYANRNTVFFDINLRGLDGVQGPVYVGTGCVFNRTALYGYEPPLKAKHTKPGMMSSCFGESRKKSSKSSKKKSGKKNSSKHIDLTVPVYNLEDTEGGVEGSGFDDEKSLLMSQMTLEKRFGQSAVFVSSTLMENGGICESSTAESLLKEAIHVISCGYEDKTDWGTEIGWIYGSVTEDILTGFKMHARGWRSIYCMPHPPAFKGSAPINLSDRLNQVLRWALGSVEILLSRHCPIWYGYSGRLKWLERFAYINTTIYPITSIPLLAYCTLPAVCLLTGKFIIPPISNIASIWFISLFLSIFATGILEMRWSGVGIDEWWRNEQFWVIGGVSAHLFAVFQGLLKVLAGIDTNFTVTSKATDEDGDFAELYLFKWTTLLIPPTTLLIINLVGVVAGVSYAINSGYQSWGPLFGKLFFAFWVIIHLYPFLKGLMGRQNRTPTIVVVWSVLLASIFSLLWVRVDPFTTRVTGPDIEQCGIIC; from the exons ATGGAATCGGATGCAGATGCAGATGGG CCTCATAACACAAAACAAACAGCCACCCAGATCTGCCAGATTTGCAGTGATGATATTAAACCCACTGATACCGGAGAGCCGTTTGTTGCTTGCCATGTTTGTAAATTTCCTGTTTGCTATCCGTGTTATGAGTATGAGAGGAAAGACGGAAATCAATCTTGTCCTCAATGCAAAACAAAATATAAGAGACATAAAG GTAGCCCGCCAATTCGTGGGGAGGAAATGGATGACACTGATTATAGTGATGTCGAAAATAAGCCAACTCATCATACTTCAGGGATTCAAAATGAGAAGCAAAAGATAGACCGTATGTTGGGGTGGAATTCGACCTCTGGTCGGAAAGATTATGTTGCTTCCACGAACTATGAGAAAGATATTCCATATCTGGCTGGCAGACAATCG GTTTCTGGAGAGTTATCAGCTGCATCTCCTGAACGTTACTCGATGGCCTCTCCTGAAAGTGGCAGCCGAGGTAAGCATCTATTTAACTCATCTCACATGTTCTTTGTTTCTGTAATCTTGATATCAACTTCATTACCGGACTTGTTTGCAGTTAATATCAGGATGAGAGATTCAGGGTTTGGTAATGTTGCCTGGAAAGAGAGAATTGATGGTTGGAAGATGAAACCAGAGAAAAATCCTGCTCCAATGAGTGTTAGTAATGCACCATCCGAGGGTAGGGGCGGTGGAGATTTTGATGCCAGTACTGATGTATTCATGGATGATTCTTTACT GAATGATGAAACCCGACAGCCTCTCTCAAGGAAGGTTTCTCTTCCTTCCTCACGGATTAATCCCTACAGGATGGTCATTGTTTTGCGGCTTGTAATTCTCTGCATATTTTTGCACTACCGTTTAACAAACCCAGTGAACGACGCCTATCCTTTGTGGTTAATATCTGTTATCTGTGAGATATGGTTTGCAATATCATGGATACTGGATCAATTCCCTAAATGGTTTCCTGTAAACCGTGAGACATATCTCGACAGGCTAGCTCTCAG ATATGAGAAAGAAGGAGAGCCATCTCAGTTGTCTGCTGTTGACATTTTCGTCAGTACAGTGGACCCTTTGAAAGAACCTCCACTGGTCACAGCCAATACTGTCCTATCTATACTTGCAGTAGACTACCCGGTCGATAAAGTTTCTTGCTATGTCTCTGATGATGGAGCTGCTATGTTAACATTTGAAGCCCTGTCTGAAACTTCTGAATTTGCTAGGAAATGGGTTCCTTTCtgcaaaaaatataacattgaACCACGAGCTCCTGAGTGGTATTTTGCTCTGAAGATTGACTATTTAAAAGATAAGGTTCAACCATCATTTGCTAAAGACCGCAGATCTATGAAG AGAGAATATGAAGAATTTAAAATCCGCATCAATGCCCTTGTGGCGAAGGCACAAAAAGTTCCTGATGAAGGATGGTTGATGCAAGATGGTACGCCTTGGCCTGGTAATAACACCAGAGATCATCCAGGAATGATTCAG GTTTTCTTGGGTCATAGTGGAGGATTTGACACTGACGGCAATGAACTCCCACGACTAGTATATGTATCTCGTGAGAAGCGGCCTGGTTTTCAGCATCATAAAAAGGCTGGTGCTATGAATGCTCTT GTGCGAGTTTCAGCAGTTCTTACCAACGGGCCCTTCTTGTTAAATCTTGATTGTGATCATTATATAAACAACAGCAGGGCGCTGAGAGAGGCTATGTGTTTTCTAATGGATCCTAATCTCGGAAAAACTGTATGTTATGTCCAGTTTCCTCAAAGATTTGACGGGATTGATAGAAATGATCGATATGCCAACCGTAACACTGTTTTCTTTGAT ATAAATTTAAGAGGACTGGACGGCGTCCAAGGCCCTGTATATGTGGGTACAGGTTGTGTTTTCAATAGAACGGCATTGTACGGCTACGAACCTCCCTTAAAGGCTAAGCATACGAAGCCAGGAATGATGTCTTCATGCTTTGGTGAATCCAGAAAGAAGAGTTCTAAATCTAGCAAAAAAAAATCTGGTAAAAAGAATTCGAGCAAGCACATTGACCTTACTGTACCTGTATACAATTTGGAAGATACAGAAGGCGGCGTTGAAG GCTCTGGATTTGACGATGAAAAGTCATTGCTTATGTCACAAATGACTCTTGAGAAAAGGTTTGGTCAATCAGCCGTGTTTGTAAGTTCAACGCTAATGGAGAATGGTGGTATTTGTGAGTCTTCCACCGCAGAGTCTCTCTTGAAAGAAGCCATTCATGTAATTAGCTGTGGATATGAGGACAAGACAGATTGGGGAACTGAA ATTGGATGGATATATGGTTCTGTTACAGAAGATATTCTTACAGGGTTCAAGATGCATGCTCGTGGCTGGAGATCAATCTATTGTATGCCACACCCCCCTGCTTTTAAAGGATCTGCTCCCATCAATCTTTCTGATCGTTTAAATCAAGTGCTTCGATGGGCTTTAGGTTCTGTTGAAATTCTTCTTAGCCGCCATTGCCCTATTTGGTATGGTTACAGTGGAAGGCTAAAATGGCTCGAGCGATTTGCTTATATTAATACCACTATTTATCCTATCACTTCCATTCCTCTTCTTGCCTACTGTACCTTACCAGCAGTTTGTCTACTTACTGGAAAGTTCATCATACCACCG ATCAGTAACATTGCGAGTATCTGGTTCATATCCCTCTTTCTTTCAATCTTTGCCACCGGTATTCTGGAAATGAGATGGAGTGGTGTCGGAATTGATGAATGGTGGAGAAATGAACAGTTTTGGGTTATCGGAGGAGTGTCGGCTCACTTATTTGCTGTTTTCCAAGGCCTGCTCAAAGTACTTGCTGGAATTGATACCAATTTTACTGTGACTTCGAAAGCAACAGATGAAGATGGGGATTTCGCGGAGCTGTATTTGTTCAAGTGGACTACTCTTCTCATCCCGCCAACCACTCTACTTATAATTAATCTTGTCGGAGTGGTTGCGGGAGTTTCCTATGCCATTAACAGCGGATATCAATCTTGGGGTCCTCTTTTCGGCAAGTTATTCTTTGCCTTCTGGGTGATCATTCATCTGTATCCCTTCCTTAAAGGTTTGATGGGACGACAAAACCGGACACCTACAATTGTCGTTGTATGGTCGGTTCTTCTTGCCTCTATCTTCTCCTTACTTTGGGTTCGCGTTGATCCATTTACAACTCGGGTAACTGGCCCGGATATCGAGCAGTGCGGAATCATCTGCTAG
- the LOC126677054 gene encoding cellulose synthase A catalytic subunit 3 [UDP-forming]-like isoform X2, which yields MESDADADGPHNTKQTATQICQICSDDIKPTDTGEPFVACHVCKFPVCYPCYEYERKDGNQSCPQCKTKYKRHKGSPPIRGEEMDDTDYSDVENKPTHHTSGIQNEKQKIDRMLGWNSTSGRKDYVASTNYEKDIPYLAGRQSVSGELSAASPERYSMASPESGSRVNIRMRDSGFGNVAWKERIDGWKMKPEKNPAPMSVSNAPSEGRGGGDFDASTDVFMDDSLLNDETRQPLSRKVSLPSSRINPYRMVIVLRLVILCIFLHYRLTNPVNDAYPLWLISVICEIWFAISWILDQFPKWFPVNRETYLDRLALRYEKEGEPSQLSAVDIFVSTVDPLKEPPLVTANTVLSILAVDYPVDKVSCYVSDDGAAMLTFEALSETSEFARKWVPFCKKYNIEPRAPEWYFALKIDYLKDKVQPSFAKDRRSMKREYEEFKIRINALVAKAQKVPDEGWLMQDGTPWPGNNTRDHPGMIQVFLGHSGGFDTDGNELPRLVYVSREKRPGFQHHKKAGAMNALVRVSAVLTNGPFLLNLDCDHYINNSRALREAMCFLMDPNLGKTVCYVQFPQRFDGIDRNDRYANRNTVFFDINLRGLDGVQGPVYVGTGCVFNRTALYGYEPPLKAKHTKPGMMSSCFGESRKKSSKSSKKKSGKKNSSKHIDLTVPVYNLEDTEGGVEGKYTCSGFDDEKSLLMSQMTLEKRFGQSAVFVSSTLMENGGICESSTAESLLKEAIHVISCGYEDKTDWGTEIGWIYGSVTEDILTGFKMHARGWRSIYCMPHPPAFKGSAPINLSDRLNQVLRWALGSVEILLSRHCPIWYGYSGRLKWLERFAYINTTIYPITSIPLLAYCTLPAVCLLTGKFIIPPISNIASIWFISLFLSIFATGILEMRWSGVGIDEWWRNEQFWVIGGVSAHLFAVFQGLLKVLAGIDTNFTVTSKATDEDGDFAELYLFKWTTLLIPPTTLLIINLVGVVAGVSYAINSGYQSWGPLFGKLFFAFWVIIHLYPFLKGLMGRQNRTPTIVVVWSVLLASIFSLLWVRVDPFTTRVTGPDIEQCGIIC from the exons ATGGAATCGGATGCAGATGCAGATGGG CCTCATAACACAAAACAAACAGCCACCCAGATCTGCCAGATTTGCAGTGATGATATTAAACCCACTGATACCGGAGAGCCGTTTGTTGCTTGCCATGTTTGTAAATTTCCTGTTTGCTATCCGTGTTATGAGTATGAGAGGAAAGACGGAAATCAATCTTGTCCTCAATGCAAAACAAAATATAAGAGACATAAAG GTAGCCCGCCAATTCGTGGGGAGGAAATGGATGACACTGATTATAGTGATGTCGAAAATAAGCCAACTCATCATACTTCAGGGATTCAAAATGAGAAGCAAAAGATAGACCGTATGTTGGGGTGGAATTCGACCTCTGGTCGGAAAGATTATGTTGCTTCCACGAACTATGAGAAAGATATTCCATATCTGGCTGGCAGACAATCG GTTTCTGGAGAGTTATCAGCTGCATCTCCTGAACGTTACTCGATGGCCTCTCCTGAAAGTGGCAGCCGAG TTAATATCAGGATGAGAGATTCAGGGTTTGGTAATGTTGCCTGGAAAGAGAGAATTGATGGTTGGAAGATGAAACCAGAGAAAAATCCTGCTCCAATGAGTGTTAGTAATGCACCATCCGAGGGTAGGGGCGGTGGAGATTTTGATGCCAGTACTGATGTATTCATGGATGATTCTTTACT GAATGATGAAACCCGACAGCCTCTCTCAAGGAAGGTTTCTCTTCCTTCCTCACGGATTAATCCCTACAGGATGGTCATTGTTTTGCGGCTTGTAATTCTCTGCATATTTTTGCACTACCGTTTAACAAACCCAGTGAACGACGCCTATCCTTTGTGGTTAATATCTGTTATCTGTGAGATATGGTTTGCAATATCATGGATACTGGATCAATTCCCTAAATGGTTTCCTGTAAACCGTGAGACATATCTCGACAGGCTAGCTCTCAG ATATGAGAAAGAAGGAGAGCCATCTCAGTTGTCTGCTGTTGACATTTTCGTCAGTACAGTGGACCCTTTGAAAGAACCTCCACTGGTCACAGCCAATACTGTCCTATCTATACTTGCAGTAGACTACCCGGTCGATAAAGTTTCTTGCTATGTCTCTGATGATGGAGCTGCTATGTTAACATTTGAAGCCCTGTCTGAAACTTCTGAATTTGCTAGGAAATGGGTTCCTTTCtgcaaaaaatataacattgaACCACGAGCTCCTGAGTGGTATTTTGCTCTGAAGATTGACTATTTAAAAGATAAGGTTCAACCATCATTTGCTAAAGACCGCAGATCTATGAAG AGAGAATATGAAGAATTTAAAATCCGCATCAATGCCCTTGTGGCGAAGGCACAAAAAGTTCCTGATGAAGGATGGTTGATGCAAGATGGTACGCCTTGGCCTGGTAATAACACCAGAGATCATCCAGGAATGATTCAG GTTTTCTTGGGTCATAGTGGAGGATTTGACACTGACGGCAATGAACTCCCACGACTAGTATATGTATCTCGTGAGAAGCGGCCTGGTTTTCAGCATCATAAAAAGGCTGGTGCTATGAATGCTCTT GTGCGAGTTTCAGCAGTTCTTACCAACGGGCCCTTCTTGTTAAATCTTGATTGTGATCATTATATAAACAACAGCAGGGCGCTGAGAGAGGCTATGTGTTTTCTAATGGATCCTAATCTCGGAAAAACTGTATGTTATGTCCAGTTTCCTCAAAGATTTGACGGGATTGATAGAAATGATCGATATGCCAACCGTAACACTGTTTTCTTTGAT ATAAATTTAAGAGGACTGGACGGCGTCCAAGGCCCTGTATATGTGGGTACAGGTTGTGTTTTCAATAGAACGGCATTGTACGGCTACGAACCTCCCTTAAAGGCTAAGCATACGAAGCCAGGAATGATGTCTTCATGCTTTGGTGAATCCAGAAAGAAGAGTTCTAAATCTAGCAAAAAAAAATCTGGTAAAAAGAATTCGAGCAAGCACATTGACCTTACTGTACCTGTATACAATTTGGAAGATACAGAAGGCGGCGTTGAAGGCAAGTATACAT GCTCTGGATTTGACGATGAAAAGTCATTGCTTATGTCACAAATGACTCTTGAGAAAAGGTTTGGTCAATCAGCCGTGTTTGTAAGTTCAACGCTAATGGAGAATGGTGGTATTTGTGAGTCTTCCACCGCAGAGTCTCTCTTGAAAGAAGCCATTCATGTAATTAGCTGTGGATATGAGGACAAGACAGATTGGGGAACTGAA ATTGGATGGATATATGGTTCTGTTACAGAAGATATTCTTACAGGGTTCAAGATGCATGCTCGTGGCTGGAGATCAATCTATTGTATGCCACACCCCCCTGCTTTTAAAGGATCTGCTCCCATCAATCTTTCTGATCGTTTAAATCAAGTGCTTCGATGGGCTTTAGGTTCTGTTGAAATTCTTCTTAGCCGCCATTGCCCTATTTGGTATGGTTACAGTGGAAGGCTAAAATGGCTCGAGCGATTTGCTTATATTAATACCACTATTTATCCTATCACTTCCATTCCTCTTCTTGCCTACTGTACCTTACCAGCAGTTTGTCTACTTACTGGAAAGTTCATCATACCACCG ATCAGTAACATTGCGAGTATCTGGTTCATATCCCTCTTTCTTTCAATCTTTGCCACCGGTATTCTGGAAATGAGATGGAGTGGTGTCGGAATTGATGAATGGTGGAGAAATGAACAGTTTTGGGTTATCGGAGGAGTGTCGGCTCACTTATTTGCTGTTTTCCAAGGCCTGCTCAAAGTACTTGCTGGAATTGATACCAATTTTACTGTGACTTCGAAAGCAACAGATGAAGATGGGGATTTCGCGGAGCTGTATTTGTTCAAGTGGACTACTCTTCTCATCCCGCCAACCACTCTACTTATAATTAATCTTGTCGGAGTGGTTGCGGGAGTTTCCTATGCCATTAACAGCGGATATCAATCTTGGGGTCCTCTTTTCGGCAAGTTATTCTTTGCCTTCTGGGTGATCATTCATCTGTATCCCTTCCTTAAAGGTTTGATGGGACGACAAAACCGGACACCTACAATTGTCGTTGTATGGTCGGTTCTTCTTGCCTCTATCTTCTCCTTACTTTGGGTTCGCGTTGATCCATTTACAACTCGGGTAACTGGCCCGGATATCGAGCAGTGCGGAATCATCTGCTAG
- the LOC126677054 gene encoding cellulose synthase A catalytic subunit 3 [UDP-forming]-like isoform X3 yields the protein MESDADADGPHNTKQTATQICQICSDDIKPTDTGEPFVACHVCKFPVCYPCYEYERKDGNQSCPQCKTKYKRHKGSPPIRGEEMDDTDYSDVENKPTHHTSGIQNEKQKIDRMLGWNSTSGRKDYVASTNYEKDIPYLAGRQSVSGELSAASPERYSMASPESGSRVNIRMRDSGFGNVAWKERIDGWKMKPEKNPAPMSVSNAPSEGRGGGDFDASTDVFMDDSLLNDETRQPLSRKVSLPSSRINPYRMVIVLRLVILCIFLHYRLTNPVNDAYPLWLISVICEIWFAISWILDQFPKWFPVNRETYLDRLALRYEKEGEPSQLSAVDIFVSTVDPLKEPPLVTANTVLSILAVDYPVDKVSCYVSDDGAAMLTFEALSETSEFARKWVPFCKKYNIEPRAPEWYFALKIDYLKDKVQPSFAKDRRSMKREYEEFKIRINALVAKAQKVPDEGWLMQDGTPWPGNNTRDHPGMIQVFLGHSGGFDTDGNELPRLVYVSREKRPGFQHHKKAGAMNALVRVSAVLTNGPFLLNLDCDHYINNSRALREAMCFLMDPNLGKTVCYVQFPQRFDGIDRNDRYANRNTVFFDINLRGLDGVQGPVYVGTGCVFNRTALYGYEPPLKAKHTKPGMMSSCFGESRKKSSKSSKKKSGKKNSSKHIDLTVPVYNLEDTEGGVEGSGFDDEKSLLMSQMTLEKRFGQSAVFVSSTLMENGGICESSTAESLLKEAIHVISCGYEDKTDWGTEIGWIYGSVTEDILTGFKMHARGWRSIYCMPHPPAFKGSAPINLSDRLNQVLRWALGSVEILLSRHCPIWYGYSGRLKWLERFAYINTTIYPITSIPLLAYCTLPAVCLLTGKFIIPPISNIASIWFISLFLSIFATGILEMRWSGVGIDEWWRNEQFWVIGGVSAHLFAVFQGLLKVLAGIDTNFTVTSKATDEDGDFAELYLFKWTTLLIPPTTLLIINLVGVVAGVSYAINSGYQSWGPLFGKLFFAFWVIIHLYPFLKGLMGRQNRTPTIVVVWSVLLASIFSLLWVRVDPFTTRVTGPDIEQCGIIC from the exons ATGGAATCGGATGCAGATGCAGATGGG CCTCATAACACAAAACAAACAGCCACCCAGATCTGCCAGATTTGCAGTGATGATATTAAACCCACTGATACCGGAGAGCCGTTTGTTGCTTGCCATGTTTGTAAATTTCCTGTTTGCTATCCGTGTTATGAGTATGAGAGGAAAGACGGAAATCAATCTTGTCCTCAATGCAAAACAAAATATAAGAGACATAAAG GTAGCCCGCCAATTCGTGGGGAGGAAATGGATGACACTGATTATAGTGATGTCGAAAATAAGCCAACTCATCATACTTCAGGGATTCAAAATGAGAAGCAAAAGATAGACCGTATGTTGGGGTGGAATTCGACCTCTGGTCGGAAAGATTATGTTGCTTCCACGAACTATGAGAAAGATATTCCATATCTGGCTGGCAGACAATCG GTTTCTGGAGAGTTATCAGCTGCATCTCCTGAACGTTACTCGATGGCCTCTCCTGAAAGTGGCAGCCGAG TTAATATCAGGATGAGAGATTCAGGGTTTGGTAATGTTGCCTGGAAAGAGAGAATTGATGGTTGGAAGATGAAACCAGAGAAAAATCCTGCTCCAATGAGTGTTAGTAATGCACCATCCGAGGGTAGGGGCGGTGGAGATTTTGATGCCAGTACTGATGTATTCATGGATGATTCTTTACT GAATGATGAAACCCGACAGCCTCTCTCAAGGAAGGTTTCTCTTCCTTCCTCACGGATTAATCCCTACAGGATGGTCATTGTTTTGCGGCTTGTAATTCTCTGCATATTTTTGCACTACCGTTTAACAAACCCAGTGAACGACGCCTATCCTTTGTGGTTAATATCTGTTATCTGTGAGATATGGTTTGCAATATCATGGATACTGGATCAATTCCCTAAATGGTTTCCTGTAAACCGTGAGACATATCTCGACAGGCTAGCTCTCAG ATATGAGAAAGAAGGAGAGCCATCTCAGTTGTCTGCTGTTGACATTTTCGTCAGTACAGTGGACCCTTTGAAAGAACCTCCACTGGTCACAGCCAATACTGTCCTATCTATACTTGCAGTAGACTACCCGGTCGATAAAGTTTCTTGCTATGTCTCTGATGATGGAGCTGCTATGTTAACATTTGAAGCCCTGTCTGAAACTTCTGAATTTGCTAGGAAATGGGTTCCTTTCtgcaaaaaatataacattgaACCACGAGCTCCTGAGTGGTATTTTGCTCTGAAGATTGACTATTTAAAAGATAAGGTTCAACCATCATTTGCTAAAGACCGCAGATCTATGAAG AGAGAATATGAAGAATTTAAAATCCGCATCAATGCCCTTGTGGCGAAGGCACAAAAAGTTCCTGATGAAGGATGGTTGATGCAAGATGGTACGCCTTGGCCTGGTAATAACACCAGAGATCATCCAGGAATGATTCAG GTTTTCTTGGGTCATAGTGGAGGATTTGACACTGACGGCAATGAACTCCCACGACTAGTATATGTATCTCGTGAGAAGCGGCCTGGTTTTCAGCATCATAAAAAGGCTGGTGCTATGAATGCTCTT GTGCGAGTTTCAGCAGTTCTTACCAACGGGCCCTTCTTGTTAAATCTTGATTGTGATCATTATATAAACAACAGCAGGGCGCTGAGAGAGGCTATGTGTTTTCTAATGGATCCTAATCTCGGAAAAACTGTATGTTATGTCCAGTTTCCTCAAAGATTTGACGGGATTGATAGAAATGATCGATATGCCAACCGTAACACTGTTTTCTTTGAT ATAAATTTAAGAGGACTGGACGGCGTCCAAGGCCCTGTATATGTGGGTACAGGTTGTGTTTTCAATAGAACGGCATTGTACGGCTACGAACCTCCCTTAAAGGCTAAGCATACGAAGCCAGGAATGATGTCTTCATGCTTTGGTGAATCCAGAAAGAAGAGTTCTAAATCTAGCAAAAAAAAATCTGGTAAAAAGAATTCGAGCAAGCACATTGACCTTACTGTACCTGTATACAATTTGGAAGATACAGAAGGCGGCGTTGAAG GCTCTGGATTTGACGATGAAAAGTCATTGCTTATGTCACAAATGACTCTTGAGAAAAGGTTTGGTCAATCAGCCGTGTTTGTAAGTTCAACGCTAATGGAGAATGGTGGTATTTGTGAGTCTTCCACCGCAGAGTCTCTCTTGAAAGAAGCCATTCATGTAATTAGCTGTGGATATGAGGACAAGACAGATTGGGGAACTGAA ATTGGATGGATATATGGTTCTGTTACAGAAGATATTCTTACAGGGTTCAAGATGCATGCTCGTGGCTGGAGATCAATCTATTGTATGCCACACCCCCCTGCTTTTAAAGGATCTGCTCCCATCAATCTTTCTGATCGTTTAAATCAAGTGCTTCGATGGGCTTTAGGTTCTGTTGAAATTCTTCTTAGCCGCCATTGCCCTATTTGGTATGGTTACAGTGGAAGGCTAAAATGGCTCGAGCGATTTGCTTATATTAATACCACTATTTATCCTATCACTTCCATTCCTCTTCTTGCCTACTGTACCTTACCAGCAGTTTGTCTACTTACTGGAAAGTTCATCATACCACCG ATCAGTAACATTGCGAGTATCTGGTTCATATCCCTCTTTCTTTCAATCTTTGCCACCGGTATTCTGGAAATGAGATGGAGTGGTGTCGGAATTGATGAATGGTGGAGAAATGAACAGTTTTGGGTTATCGGAGGAGTGTCGGCTCACTTATTTGCTGTTTTCCAAGGCCTGCTCAAAGTACTTGCTGGAATTGATACCAATTTTACTGTGACTTCGAAAGCAACAGATGAAGATGGGGATTTCGCGGAGCTGTATTTGTTCAAGTGGACTACTCTTCTCATCCCGCCAACCACTCTACTTATAATTAATCTTGTCGGAGTGGTTGCGGGAGTTTCCTATGCCATTAACAGCGGATATCAATCTTGGGGTCCTCTTTTCGGCAAGTTATTCTTTGCCTTCTGGGTGATCATTCATCTGTATCCCTTCCTTAAAGGTTTGATGGGACGACAAAACCGGACACCTACAATTGTCGTTGTATGGTCGGTTCTTCTTGCCTCTATCTTCTCCTTACTTTGGGTTCGCGTTGATCCATTTACAACTCGGGTAACTGGCCCGGATATCGAGCAGTGCGGAATCATCTGCTAG